The following is a genomic window from Nocardioides thalensis.
GAGAAGGACAAGGCCGAACGCTCCGCCCACCGCGCCCGGTTCCTCACCTTCACAAGGACAAGCTCGGCGGCTACAAGATCAAGGGCTACGGCACCGCCGAGGACACCGAGCTCGTCAAAACCGCCCTCATGCCGCTGGCCGCTCCCGTGGTCACCGAGCCCGGCGCCTGCGGCGGCGAACCCGACGCCAAGAAGTGGCGCGACCCCGAGACCGGCCAGCGGATCAGCCACGGGTGTCCCGACCCCGACTGCCGCCACGACGGCCGCGATCCCCGCGAGTCCGGCGCCCGCCTCTTCGACGCCCTCGTCGAAGCCGCCCGCCGCCTCCAAGCCACCGACTCACTACCCCACGCCCACGGCACCACCGCCCGGATCACCATCACCACATCGCTCGACGCGTTGACCACCCGCCTCACCGGGACCGGGCACCTCGACACCGACGGGCTCCTCCCCTCCGGCGACCGGCTCTCCGCCACTGCGGTACGACGCTTGGCCTGCGCCGCCGAGATCATCCCCACCGTCCTCGGCACCCCCGGGCAGATCCTCGACATCGGCCGCACCACCCGCACCGTCCCCACCCCGATCTGGAACGCCCTCGTGCTCCGCGACCGACACTGCGCCTTCCCCGGCTGCAACCGCCTCCCCATCGCCTGCGACGCCCACCACATCCACCACTGGGCCGACGGCGGCACCACCGCCCTGCACAACCTCATCCTGCTCTGCCGCAAACACCACACCGCCATCCACCGCACCCCCTGGACCGTCACCATCGACGACGACACCGGCAGACCCGTGTGGACACCACCACCACCCATCGACACCAGCGACCGATGGTCCTTCGCACCCGCCCGAGCCAGACCACCGAACGCGGCCTGAGGGCAGCGACGTCTCAGGTTGAGCATCCGCACTCATGCGCATCCGCGACGCGGCGAGCACCGTGGAGGCATGAGAACTGCCGCGCCCCCACCGTTGCCAGCTCGCCCGAGCCGAGCTCCGGTGGTCCTCGCCTCTCTCGCGCTCGTTCTCGCCGTTCCGGGAGCAGTGGCCGCGGTGTGGATGTGGGCGGAGACCGACCGCTACATCGCGACTGCTGGCGACTCCGGACTGGCGGGACTCGGCTACCTCCTCCCGCTCGTGGTCGGGATTCCGTCCGGTCTCGGACTGGCGTTCGCGCTGCCGGCGCTCGCGCTGTGGCGTCGGATGCCCCGCACCGCTCTCGGTTGCGGGATCGCGGCGCTGATGCCGATCGCACTCCTCGCGGCCCTGTACCTCGTCGAAGTCATCGGCTCGGTGTGACCGGGCCGCCGAGCGCCGGCAAGGTCAGCTCGGGCGCGGGAACTGCGCCCGCATCGCGAGGTCCCAGCCTCGATCGCCGAGCGCCCGGCGCGCGAGGATCGCCGCCGGCGCCGAGAGCGTGACGGTGTAGCGAGGCTTGGGTCGCTTCGCGGTGAGCGCCTTCTCGATCACCTTCGCCACCGCCTCCGGTGGGCCGCCGAACCGCGCGAGCGGACCGTCGTACGCCGCCGTGGTCGCCTGCGCGACGTCGGCGTTGAACGCGGCGTACGGCCCCTCCCCCTCCGGCATGCCGGCCGCGACGGCGGCGTCGAAATTGGTGGTGATCAGGCCCGGTTCGACGAGGACGACCCGCACGCCGAAGCCCGACACCTCGTAGCGGAGCGCGTCGGAGAGGGCCTCCACGGCGTACTTCGACGCGTGGTAGGCGCCGCCGCCCGGGAAGGTGATCTTGCCGCCCATGGAGCCGATGTTGACGATCCGGCCGGACCGCTGCTCCCGCATCGCCGGCAGCACCAGCTGGGTCAGCCGGAGCAGGCCGAACACGTTGGTCTCGAACTGGCGCCGCACGGCGTCGACGTCGAGGGACTCGACCGCGCCCGACTGCGAGTAGCCGGCGTTGTTGACCAGCGCGTCGAGCCGACCCGACTCCCTCAGCACGGTGTCGACGGCGCTCGTCATCGAGGCCTCGTCGGTCACGTCGAGCCGGACGGCCCGGCACCCGGCGGCGACCAGCCGGTCCAGGGTCTCGGGGCGACGGGCGCTGGCCCAGACGTCCCAGCCGGTGTCTGCCAGGCGCCGTGCGGTCGCCTCGCCGATGCCGGAGGAGCAGCCGGTGATCAGCACGGTCTTCGTCATGCCGGGATCATGGCAGCCCGGACGGGCCTCGGGAACCGCCGCTCAGCTGTCGGCGATGGTCTCGCAGACGGCCGCGCGGTCGACGCCGCCCGCCGCTCCCGCCGCCTTGTCGAGCAGCCGCCGCAGCTGCGCGCGCTCCGCGGGCTCGAGGCCGTGCAGCAGCTCGGCCTCCGCCTCCGCGACCTGGGCGCAACGGGTCGCCACCAGCTCCTCCCCTGCTCTGGTGGCGACGACCAGGCGCTGCCTCCGGTCGGTGGGGTTGGGCCGACGCTCGACGAGCCCGGCCTCGACGAGGTCGTCGACGAGATAGGTCATCACGGTGCGGTCGATGCCGAGGTGGCGCGCCAGGGCCAGCTGGCTCGGGTGGTCGCCGTTCACCACCGCACAGAGGACCTCGTAGCCGCGCGCGCCCTGGGGCAGGTCGTCGAGCCGCGGCGCGACCGACTCGCGGAAGCCGCGCAGCAGCACGCCGAGGCTCCACCCGAGGTCCTCGGCGCGGGCCTCCGGCTCACGTCTCGTCCGTCGCTCGGCCACGGGAACATCCTAACGCAATACTCTGTTGAACCAATCGTCTGTCGTACAGACGATCTATCCAACCGATGAACCACCGAGGAACCTGCATGTCACTCCCCCAGGGCATCGCCTACGACGTGCCCGTCTCGCTCGCCGACAACGCCGTCGTGCCGGGCCATCCCGCCTACCGCAGCGTGAGGTCGACGTACCTCCGGTCCGGGTCGCCCGGACTCGTGCTGCGTCCCCGGTCCCCCGCCGAGGTGGCCGACGCGCTGGCGTTCGCGCGGCGCCACCCCGACGTCCCGCTCGGCATCCGCAGCGGAGGCCACGGCATCAGCGGCCGGTCGACCAACGACGGCGGCATCGTCATCGACGTCGGCGCCCTGGACACGATCGAGGTGCTCGACGTCGAGCGCCGACGGGTCCGGATCGGGCCCGGCGCCACCTGGAAGCGGGTCGCGGCAGCGCTCGACCCCTACGGCTGGGCGCTTGGGTCGGGCGACTACGGCGGCGTGGGCGTCGGCGGGCTCGCCACCGCGGGCGGCATCGGGCTGCTCGGCCGCCAGCACGGCCTGACGATCGACCACCTCCGCGCCGTCGAGCTCGTCCTGGCCGACGGCAGCCAGGTGCGCGCGACGCGCGACGAGCACCCCGACCTGTTCTGGGCCGTCCGCGGCGCGGGTGCCAACTTCGGGGTGGCCACCGCCTTCGAGTTCGAGGTGGACGACGTGCCCGAGGTGGGCTGGGCGAAGCTCACCCTGGTCTCCGCCGACATCGAGGAGACGCTCCGGCGCTACGGCGAGCTGGCGAGCGCGGCTCCGCGGGACACGACGGTGTTCCTCGTGACCGGGCAGCCCCGGCAGGGGCAGTCGGTCGTTCAGCTGTACGCCATCGCCGCCTCCCCCGACGCCGACGTCGTCGTCGAGCGGCTGCGCCCCTTCGCCGAGGAGCTGGGCACGCTGGTTCAGCAGGAGGTGGTGCTGACCACCTACGCGGCGGTGATGGCGGAAGCCCCCGACGTCGGGCCGGAGGGCCATCGCGGCCACGGAGAGCCGGTCACCCGGTCGGCCCTGCTGACCGCGCTGACCCCCGAGCTCGCCGCCGACGCCGCTCGGCTGCTGCGCACCGGCCAGGTCTACTTCTTCCAGCTCCGCGCGATGGGCGGCGCCATCGCCGACGTACCCCCGGACGAGACGGCGTTCTCCCACCGCGGCGCCGCGTTCCAGGTGACGGCGATGGGCGGCGACCGCGCGGTGCTCGACGCGCTCTGGGACGGGATCTCCCACCACTTCGAGGGGACCTACCTGAGCTTCGAGACCGACCTCCGACCCGAACGCCTGACTGAGGCGTTCCCGCCTCCCGTGCTCGACCGCCTGCGCGCTCTCAAGCTGCGCTACGACCCCCACAACCTGTTCCGCGACAACTTCAACATCCCGCCCGCCACCACCGACTCCGACGAGGAGGAGCTCG
Proteins encoded in this region:
- a CDS encoding HNH endonuclease signature motif containing protein — encoded protein: MPLAAPVVTEPGACGGEPDAKKWRDPETGQRISHGCPDPDCRHDGRDPRESGARLFDALVEAARRLQATDSLPHAHGTTARITITTSLDALTTRLTGTGHLDTDGLLPSGDRLSATAVRRLACAAEIIPTVLGTPGQILDIGRTTRTVPTPIWNALVLRDRHCAFPGCNRLPIACDAHHIHHWADGGTTALHNLILLCRKHHTAIHRTPWTVTIDDDTGRPVWTPPPPIDTSDRWSFAPARARPPNAA
- a CDS encoding MarR family transcriptional regulator, coding for MAERRTRREPEARAEDLGWSLGVLLRGFRESVAPRLDDLPQGARGYEVLCAVVNGDHPSQLALARHLGIDRTVMTYLVDDLVEAGLVERRPNPTDRRQRLVVATRAGEELVATRCAQVAEAEAELLHGLEPAERAQLRRLLDKAAGAAGGVDRAAVCETIADS
- a CDS encoding FAD-binding oxidoreductase is translated as MSLPQGIAYDVPVSLADNAVVPGHPAYRSVRSTYLRSGSPGLVLRPRSPAEVADALAFARRHPDVPLGIRSGGHGISGRSTNDGGIVIDVGALDTIEVLDVERRRVRIGPGATWKRVAAALDPYGWALGSGDYGGVGVGGLATAGGIGLLGRQHGLTIDHLRAVELVLADGSQVRATRDEHPDLFWAVRGAGANFGVATAFEFEVDDVPEVGWAKLTLVSADIEETLRRYGELASAAPRDTTVFLVTGQPRQGQSVVQLYAIAASPDADVVVERLRPFAEELGTLVQQEVVLTTYAAVMAEAPDVGPEGHRGHGEPVTRSALLTALTPELAADAARLLRTGQVYFFQLRAMGGAIADVPPDETAFSHRGAAFQVTAMGGDRAVLDALWDGISHHFEGTYLSFETDLRPERLTEAFPPPVLDRLRALKLRYDPHNLFRDNFNIPPATTDSDEEELAS
- a CDS encoding oxidoreductase, giving the protein MTKTVLITGCSSGIGEATARRLADTGWDVWASARRPETLDRLVAAGCRAVRLDVTDEASMTSAVDTVLRESGRLDALVNNAGYSQSGAVESLDVDAVRRQFETNVFGLLRLTQLVLPAMREQRSGRIVNIGSMGGKITFPGGGAYHASKYAVEALSDALRYEVSGFGVRVVLVEPGLITTNFDAAVAAGMPEGEGPYAAFNADVAQATTAAYDGPLARFGGPPEAVAKVIEKALTAKRPKPRYTVTLSAPAAILARRALGDRGWDLAMRAQFPRPS